A single region of the Myxococcales bacterium genome encodes:
- the pepT gene encoding peptidase T: MKVFNDPQAVLRQTRLVASFLEFVKIDTQSDDTSNTNPSTAKQLALQTVLRDRLTALGCTEIVLDEKGYLYATLPGNAPGAPVVGLIAHVDTAPDYSGTNVRPRLHENYAGGPLVLENEVVITPADSPELDRCHGDTIITASGDTLLGADDKAGIAEILAALEILAADPAIRRPTIRIAFTPDEEVGRGAEFFNVKGYRADCAYTLDGDVAGEVNFETFSADKAEVTFTGVAVHPGMAKGKMVNAIRLLGKFVDKLPKKESPEETADREGFFHPTKIEGNAAEARVEMILRDFDNRRLARRGKRVKALAERFVKLEPRLKVKVEIKKQYRNMADILKKHPQVRDHLMQAVRDAGLEPKILPIRGGTDGSGLTAMGLPTPNLFTGGMNFHGPREWISTRVMGLAVCTVLNLVQRWVE; encoded by the coding sequence CTCGAATTCGTGAAAATCGACACCCAGTCCGACGACACCAGCAACACGAACCCCTCGACGGCCAAGCAACTCGCGCTGCAGACCGTGCTGCGCGACCGTCTGACAGCCCTGGGCTGCACGGAAATCGTCCTGGATGAGAAGGGCTACCTGTACGCCACGCTGCCGGGCAACGCGCCCGGCGCGCCGGTCGTCGGCCTGATCGCCCACGTGGACACGGCGCCGGATTATTCGGGCACGAACGTCCGGCCGCGGCTGCACGAAAACTACGCCGGCGGGCCGCTCGTCCTCGAAAACGAGGTCGTCATCACCCCGGCCGATTCGCCGGAACTCGACCGCTGCCACGGCGACACGATCATCACCGCCTCCGGCGACACCCTGCTGGGCGCCGACGACAAGGCCGGCATCGCCGAAATTCTCGCCGCGCTGGAAATCCTGGCCGCCGATCCCGCGATCCGCCGGCCGACGATCCGCATCGCCTTCACGCCCGACGAGGAAGTCGGGCGCGGCGCCGAATTCTTCAACGTCAAGGGTTACCGGGCCGACTGCGCCTACACCCTCGACGGCGACGTGGCCGGCGAGGTGAATTTTGAAACCTTCAGCGCCGACAAGGCCGAGGTCACCTTCACCGGCGTCGCGGTCCACCCGGGCATGGCCAAGGGCAAGATGGTCAACGCGATCCGCCTGCTCGGCAAGTTCGTCGACAAGCTGCCCAAAAAGGAAAGCCCCGAGGAAACCGCCGACCGCGAGGGCTTCTTCCACCCGACCAAGATCGAGGGCAACGCCGCCGAGGCGCGCGTCGAGATGATTCTGCGCGACTTCGACAACCGCCGGCTGGCGCGGCGCGGCAAGCGCGTGAAGGCGCTGGCCGAGCGCTTCGTCAAACTCGAACCGCGCTTGAAGGTGAAGGTGGAAATCAAGAAGCAGTACCGCAACATGGCCGACATTCTGAAGAAGCACCCGCAAGTGCGCGACCACCTCATGCAGGCGGTGCGCGACGCCGGGCTGGAACCGAAGATCCTGCCGATCCGCGGCGGCACCGACGGCTCCGGGTTGACCGCCATGGGCCTGCCGACGCCCAACCTCTTCACCGGCGGCATGAACTTCCACGGCCCGCGCGAGTGGATTTCCACCCGCGTCATGGGCCTGGCCGTCTGCACCGTGCTCAACCTCGTGCAGCGCTGGGTGGAATAG